The Pseudochaenichthys georgianus chromosome 8, fPseGeo1.2, whole genome shotgun sequence genome has a segment encoding these proteins:
- the dctn5 gene encoding dynactin subunit 5 — MELSEILYNKAEYIETASGNKVSRQSVLCGSQNIVLNGKTIVMNDCIIRGDLANVRVGRHCVVKSRSVIRPPFKKFSKGVAFFPLHIGDHVFIEEDCVVNAAQIGSYVHIGKNCVIGRRCVLKDCCKILDNTVLPPETVVPPFTVFSGCPGLFSAELPECTQDLMIDVTKSYYQKFLPLSQI; from the exons ATGGAGTTGTCAGAAATACTGTACAACAAAGCGGAGTACATTGAGACG GCTTCTGGTAACAAAGTGAGCAGACAGTCAGTGCTGTGTGGGAGTCAAAACATCGTACTCAATGGCAAA ACTATAGTAATGAATGACTGCATCATCCGAGGGGACCTGGCTAATGTCAGGGTGGGCAGACACTGTGTGGTGAAGAGCCGCAGTGTAATCCGACCACCTTTCAAAAAGTTCAGCAAAGG AGTGGCTTTCTTCCCGCTGCACATCGGAGACCACGTCTTCATCGAGGAGGACTGTGTGGTCAACGCAGCACAGATCGGTTCCTACGTCCACATTGGGAAGAACTGTGTCATA GGTCGGCGCTGTGTGCTGAAGGACTGCTGCAAGATCTTAGACAACACCGTGCTCCCTCCTGAGACCGTGGTGCCGCCTTTCACCGTCTTCTCTGGATGTCCAG GTCTGTTTTCAGCAGAGCTCCCAGAGTGCACACAGGACCTGATGATTGATGTAACCAAGAGCTACTACCAGAAGTTCCTGCCTCTCAGTCAGATCTGA
- the ndufab1b gene encoding NADH:ubiquinone oxidoreductase subunit AB1b, with translation MAARVLQHCVRTLRLSSGPLALRAAVVPAAPLHRALSFYSADRRTRCVNRFPSLDVLCRQYGQLPPLTLESIEERVLYVLKLYDKIKPRQLQATSHFMKDLGLDSLDQVEIIMAMEDEFGFEIPDGEAEKLMTPDEIVQYIADKKDIYE, from the exons ATGGCGGCCCGTGTCCTGCAGCACTGTGTCCGCACGCTGAGGCTCTCCTCCGGCCCCCTGGCCCTCAGAGCTGCGGTGGTCCCGGCAGCTCCTCTCCACCGAGCACTCTCCTTCTACTCGGCCGACCGGAGGACGCGGTGTGTGAACCGG tTCCCCTCATTGGACGTGTTGTGTCGACAGTATGGTCAACTGCCCCCCCTCACCCTAGAAAGCATTGAAGAACGCGTCCTGTACGTCCTGAAGCTCTACGACAAGATCAAGCCCCG TCAGCTGCAGGCCACCTCCCACTTCATGAAAGACCTGGGGCTAGACAGTTTGGACCAGGTGGAGATCATCATGGCCATGGAGGACGAGTTCG GCTTTGAGATCCCTGACGGAGAAGCAGAGAAGCTGATGACTCCTGACGAGATTGTACAGTACATCGCAGACAAGAAGGACATTTACGAATAA